TCCGGTTGCTTCAAACGCCGTTGTACGCGCCGAAGGTCTCCGGGTCGATTCGTCTCAGCTCGTCGCGCAAAAAGGTCTGGATCGGGCGCTCCGAGTCGAACGATCCCGCCCTGCGGGCCAGTCGTTCACAATGTTCCAGGTTCACTTGTCGCACCACTCGTTTCACGAGCGGAATCTGCGCCGGAACCATGGAGAGTGTACGCAGCCCCATTCCCACGAGCAACATGGTGAACTCGGGGTCGCCGGCGATCTCGCCGCAGAGGCTGACCTCGATGCCTTCATGGCGAGCCGCACGAATGACATTCTTCACCAGATGCAGAATGGCCGGGCTGGCGGCGGAATAGAGGCCCGCCACACGCTCATTGCCTCGGTCGACCGCGAGCGTGTATTGAACGAGATCGTTGGTTCCGATCGAAAAGAAGTCGCTCTCGGACGCAAAAACCCGCGCCATGAGCGCCGCGGAGGGGACCTCCACCATCATTCCGATCCTGACCCCTGCATCGAAGGTGAGCCCATCCTCGGCGAGCTCCTCGCAGACATCGGCGAGGATCATCTTGGCTTGTCGCAGCTCCATGAGCGTCGAGACCAGCGGGAACATGATCTTCACGGGCCCGTGCACGCTGGCCCGCATGATGGCGCGGAGCTGAGTCTTGAAGAGCGGTTGATCCGCAAGGCAGTAGCGGATGCTGCGAAGTCCAAGGAATGGGTTGCGCTCCGGCTCCTCCATCGCCTCCTGCGTGTACTTGTCCGCGCCGAGATCGAGCGTGCGAATGGTGATCGGTCGGCCCGCGAGCAATTCGATGGCCCGGCGGTAGACACGGTACTGCTCTTCCTCGTCAGGTGGCTCTGAACGCGTGAGGTAGAGGAACTCGGTGCGGAAGAGGCCAACGCCATCGCCACCGTTGGCGAGCACGGCCTCGACCTCCTCGGGGAACTCGATGTTGCCGAGCATCGCGATGCGTGTGCCGTCTCGCGTCACTGGATCAAGGGACGCTTCCTCTTGGACGACGCGTCGTCGGCGTGCGCCTCGCTCTGCGCGCGTGCGATATTCGGCGAGCATCGCCTCGTCGGGGGCGACGACGAGCACGCCCGAATCGCCATCGACAAGCACCAGGTCGCCATCGTCAATCCGCTCGGTGGCATCCTGACAGCCGACGACCGCGGGCAGACCGAGCGCCCGCGCCACGATCGAAGTGTGCCCCGTCTGACCGCCTGCATCGGTCGCAATCGCGATCACCTTGGCTCGGTCGAGGCCCGCCGTCTGGCTCGGCGTCAACTCGTGCGCGATGATGACCGCAGGCTCCTTGAGCTGGGCGATTCGGCTCTTGGTTTCGCCCATGAGCTTGCCCAGAACGCGTCGCTCCAGGTCAACGACATCGTTGGCCTTCTGCTCGAAGACGACATTGCCCATCTTCCTGAACTGGTTGATGAGCGACTGGAATTGATCGGCCACCGCCTGCTCCGCGTTGACGAGCTCATCGCGAATGCGGCCACGAATGATGTCGAGCAACGCGCGGTCGCGCAGAAGCCCCAGATGGAAACCGAAGATCTTGGCGGGCTCGGCCCCCAGTTCGCGTTCCGTGCGATCGCGGAGTTGACCGAGTTCGTCGGCGGCTTCTTCGAGCGCCTTGTCCAAGCGACGAAGTTCACTGTCGACTTCGCCCGCCGCAATGGTCCGTTGCGGAACATGACGCTCCGCTTCGCCGACATGGATGGCCCGGCCGAAGACGATGCCGGGGCTGACAGGAATGCCCTTGATCAGTTCCATGATGCCTCTCGGCGGTGCGTCCGGGTGGTCGTGTTCCGCAGCGTGCGGAGCGGGGACCGGCGGGGCGGAGCCGAAACGCCGATGGTAGCGAATCCCGCGTGGCGGGGAGCCGGTGCACCGCCGGTGGCCCGGGGGCGATGGCTCGCGGCGAAGGGCGTGGAGCGTTTCGGGGCGGTTAGGGCGGCATGCCACGGGTTTCTCGCTTGTGCTTGGAGGGCAACGGGGCCAGAATCGGGCCATGCATCCAATCACCTCGAATTGCCCCAACTCTCCCTCTCCCGAATCGGCTCCACCCCGCAGCCGCACCCTTCGCGCTGGGGCACTTCTCGCGCTTGGCCTGACCTCCATGGCTCTGCTCGCCTTCGGGGCGCCAGGGACAACTCCAGCATCGCTGGTCGTGACCTTCGACGGCGGGGCACCGAGCAATGTCGGCGTGTGGAACTACGGACTTCCACCGACCTATCCGAACAGCGGGGGCAATCCCGGGTGGTACCTGCACACAGCAGGCCTCGACACCTTCGCACCGCAGCTTCGGACCAATGGTGCGAGTGTCTTCACCGGCAACTACCGCGCTGACCGTATGAAGCGACTCGGTGTTGACCTCAACACCTTCGCGGTCGACTTCTCCGCAGCGGGGCGGCCGTTGGCGCTGATCCTGATGAGCAACAACAACACGCCTGCGAACCTGAACGACGACTGGGGCGCGTTCGTGCTCGGCCCGAACATCCCGGTGCCCGGGGAAGGTTGGAAGTCTTACGACTTCACCGTTCCGTACTGGGTCACGGGTGCCGCCATGCCGGCGGGCTGGACCGGCATCCAGTTTGGTCCAGGAGCGCCCGTTCCGAACTGGGACGCGCTGATCACCAAGGTCGATCGAGTCATCTTCTTCTACGGCAACCCCGAGTTCTTCTTCATCTTCCAGATGTGGACGGTAGGGGCCGACAACATTCGATTTGAACGGCGGATCGCCGACCTTGACAGCAATGGCCAGGTGGATGGCACGGACCTGGCACTCCTGCTGGGCCAGTGGGGCGCGTCCGGGAGTGCGGATCTGAATGGCGACGGGACGGTCGACGGGGCCGATCTTGCCCTTCTTCTGGGCGACTGGGGGCCCTGAGAAACTGGCCTCGGGCGTTGACGGCCAGTGGAGCGGGCCTATACTGCACCCGTTCATCCGGATGAACGGATGAATGCCCGATCGACCCTCTCCTTTCCGCCTCCATGAAGGACCCAAGGCCCATGCCCCCGACCGCCACCCGTTCGAATCGCTCGACCCGCTCCTCGTCTCCCGCCTCCAAGGGCGGCGCCGAGAGCGCGCCCTTCCTCGACACCGGACTCTCCTTGCAGGATGCGCCCCCATTCAAGGTGCGCGACCTCTCCGAGGAGACCGTGCGCTTCGGTCGCAAGGAGATCGAACTCGCCGAGCATGAGATGCCCGGTCTCATGGCCATCCGTCGCGAGTATCGCGGCAAGTCTCCGCTGAAGGGCGCCCGCATCACGGGCAGCCTGCACATGACCATCCAGACTGCGGTGCTGATCGAGACGCTGGTTGAACTCGGCGCCGAGGTGCGCTGGTGCAGTTGCAACATCTTCAGCACGCAGGATCACGCCGCGGCCGCGGTTGCGGTCGGCCCCAAGGGCACCGTGCAGAACCCGAAGGGCGTGCCCGTTTTCGCATGGAAGGGTGAGACGCTCCCCGAGTACTGGTGGTGCACCTGGCAGGCGCTGCGCTGGCCGAACGGCGAGGGCCCGAACATGATCCTCGATGACGGCGGTGACGCGACGCTCCTGGTGCACAAGGGCGTGCAGTTCAACAAGGCCGGCAAGGTTCCCGCCGCGGGCGCCAAGGACAGCGAGGAGTACGGCGTGGTGCTCGCCCTGCTCGCGCAGCTCCAGAAGCTCGATGCGAACTATTGGTCCCGCACCGCGCCGCAGATTCGCGGCGTCACAGAGGAGACCACCACCGGTGTCCTTCGCCTCTACCAGATGGAGGAGCTCGGCCAGCTTCTCTTCCCGGCGATCAATGTGAATGACTCGGTCACCAAGTCGAAGTTCGACAACCTCTACGGCTGTCGTCACTCGCTGGTGGACGGCATCATGCGGGCCACCGATGTCATGCTCTCCGGCAAGGTCGCGGTGGTCTGCGGCTACGGCGATGTCGGCAAGGGCTGTGCCCAGTCCCTTCGCGGACAGGGCTGCCGCGTGAAGATCACCGAGATCGACCCGATCTGCGCCCTTCAGGCCGCCATGGAAGGGTACGAAGTGGTTCGCCTCGAGGATGTGCTCGACAGCGCTGACATCTTTGTGACCGCCACCGGCAACTTCAACATCATCACCGCCGATCACATGAAGCGGATGAAGGACAAGGCGATCGTCGGCAACATCGGTCACTTCGACAATGAGATCGACATCGCCGGGCTCGCCAAGGTCCGAGGCGTGAAGCGCGTCAACATCAAGCCGCAGGTCGACGAGTGGGTCTTCCCGAGCGGTCGATCGATCATCGTGCTCGCCGAGGGTCGCCTGTTGAACCTCGGGTGCGCCACGGGTCATCCGAGCTTCGTCATGAGCACCAGCTTCACCAATCAGGTGATGGCGCAGGTGGAGCTCTTCCAGAACGCCAAGAAGTACGCCCGCAAGGTCTTCAAGCTGCCGAAGCTGCTCGATGAGAAGGTGGCGCGACTCCACCTTGAGAAGCTCGGCGTCCGACTCACCGAACTCTCTCGCGAGCAGGCGGAGTACAT
This is a stretch of genomic DNA from Phycisphaeraceae bacterium. It encodes these proteins:
- the ptsP gene encoding phosphoenolpyruvate--protein phosphotransferase, translating into MELIKGIPVSPGIVFGRAIHVGEAERHVPQRTIAAGEVDSELRRLDKALEEAADELGQLRDRTERELGAEPAKIFGFHLGLLRDRALLDIIRGRIRDELVNAEQAVADQFQSLINQFRKMGNVVFEQKANDVVDLERRVLGKLMGETKSRIAQLKEPAVIIAHELTPSQTAGLDRAKVIAIATDAGGQTGHTSIVARALGLPAVVGCQDATERIDDGDLVLVDGDSGVLVVAPDEAMLAEYRTRAERGARRRRVVQEEASLDPVTRDGTRIAMLGNIEFPEEVEAVLANGGDGVGLFRTEFLYLTRSEPPDEEEQYRVYRRAIELLAGRPITIRTLDLGADKYTQEAMEEPERNPFLGLRSIRYCLADQPLFKTQLRAIMRASVHGPVKIMFPLVSTLMELRQAKMILADVCEELAEDGLTFDAGVRIGMMVEVPSAALMARVFASESDFFSIGTNDLVQYTLAVDRGNERVAGLYSAASPAILHLVKNVIRAARHEGIEVSLCGEIAGDPEFTMLLVGMGLRTLSMVPAQIPLVKRVVRQVNLEHCERLARRAGSFDSERPIQTFLRDELRRIDPETFGAYNGV
- the ahcY gene encoding adenosylhomocysteinase, which gives rise to MPPTATRSNRSTRSSSPASKGGAESAPFLDTGLSLQDAPPFKVRDLSEETVRFGRKEIELAEHEMPGLMAIRREYRGKSPLKGARITGSLHMTIQTAVLIETLVELGAEVRWCSCNIFSTQDHAAAAVAVGPKGTVQNPKGVPVFAWKGETLPEYWWCTWQALRWPNGEGPNMILDDGGDATLLVHKGVQFNKAGKVPAAGAKDSEEYGVVLALLAQLQKLDANYWSRTAPQIRGVTEETTTGVLRLYQMEELGQLLFPAINVNDSVTKSKFDNLYGCRHSLVDGIMRATDVMLSGKVAVVCGYGDVGKGCAQSLRGQGCRVKITEIDPICALQAAMEGYEVVRLEDVLDSADIFVTATGNFNIITADHMKRMKDKAIVGNIGHFDNEIDIAGLAKVRGVKRVNIKPQVDEWVFPSGRSIIVLAEGRLLNLGCATGHPSFVMSTSFTNQVMAQVELFQNAKKYARKVFKLPKLLDEKVARLHLEKLGVRLTELSREQAEYIGVAVEGPYKNEHYRY